From one Streptomyces sp. R41 genomic stretch:
- a CDS encoding TraR/DksA family transcriptional regulator produces the protein MVAKKTAVQQSASGRSTGPAAKDVGGKKSTQVAPATGAAKPVKTASKTASETATKAATKAASRKTDAAQTVTKKAAVTKTVNKKTAATKTVTKKAATTKTATTKAAPSKTAAPKQAAAKTTATKTAATKTAVTKSVVKKAAAKKTAAKKAVARNAAGTKAAATQTVPEETAQAKGAGAKGGTTKRAGARSAATKSTSTAKKTVASAAEGAAQAAKTTGATTVVAKKTPGTATAAKKPTAVPKARIAAAEPGELAVRPGEDPWTPEEVGEARAELQSEALRLRTEISSSEQALAGLMRDSGDGAGDDQADTGTKNITREHEMALAANAREMLIQTERALEKLDAGTYGLCENCGNPIGKARMQAFPRATLCVECKQKQERRY, from the coding sequence ATGGTGGCGAAGAAGACCGCCGTACAGCAGTCGGCGTCCGGCAGATCCACGGGTCCGGCGGCCAAGGATGTGGGTGGGAAGAAGAGCACGCAGGTAGCGCCCGCGACGGGCGCGGCCAAGCCGGTGAAGACGGCTTCCAAAACGGCTTCCGAGACGGCGACGAAGGCGGCGACCAAGGCCGCGAGCAGGAAAACGGACGCTGCGCAGACGGTGACCAAGAAGGCGGCCGTCACGAAGACGGTGAACAAGAAGACGGCCGCTACGAAGACGGTCACCAAGAAAGCGGCCACTACGAAGACTGCGACGACCAAGGCGGCCCCTTCGAAGACGGCAGCCCCCAAACAGGCCGCTGCCAAAACGACCGCTACCAAAACGGCTGCTACGAAGACGGCGGTTACGAAGTCGGTCGTCAAGAAGGCCGCGGCGAAGAAGACGGCGGCGAAGAAGGCGGTGGCCAGGAATGCCGCCGGGACCAAGGCCGCGGCGACGCAGACCGTCCCGGAGGAGACGGCGCAGGCGAAGGGCGCCGGGGCGAAGGGCGGCACCACGAAGAGGGCCGGTGCGAGGAGCGCGGCCACGAAGAGCACCAGTACGGCCAAGAAGACGGTCGCTTCCGCGGCCGAGGGCGCGGCCCAGGCCGCGAAGACGACGGGAGCCACGACGGTGGTTGCGAAGAAGACTCCTGGCACGGCCACGGCGGCCAAGAAGCCCACCGCGGTCCCCAAGGCGCGGATCGCCGCGGCGGAGCCCGGCGAGCTCGCTGTGCGCCCGGGTGAGGACCCCTGGACCCCGGAAGAGGTCGGGGAGGCGCGCGCGGAGCTGCAGTCGGAGGCGCTGCGGCTGCGCACCGAGATCTCGTCGTCCGAGCAGGCGCTCGCGGGCCTGATGCGCGACTCCGGCGACGGCGCGGGCGACGACCAGGCGGACACCGGCACCAAGAACATCACGCGCGAGCACGAGATGGCCCTCGCGGCCAACGCCCGCGAGATGCTCATCCAGACCGAGCGCGCCCTGGAGAAGCTCGACGCGGGCACGTACGGACTCTGCGAGAACTGCGGCAACCCCATCGGCAAGGCGCGGATGCAGGCCTTCCCGCGCGCCACCCTGTGCGTCGAGTGCAAGCAGAAGCAGGAACGGCGTTATTGA
- the ileS gene encoding isoleucine--tRNA ligase → MKSPQYRQVPAQVDLPALEHAVLDFWREQKIFAKSLEQSEGRPEWVFYEGPPTANGMPGAHHIEARVFKDVFPRFRTMRGYHVARKAGWDCHGLPVELTVEKELGFTGKQDIEAYGIAEFNAKCRESVTRHTDAFTELTNRMGYWVDLDDAYRTMDPEYVESVWWSLKEIFNKGLLVQDYRVAPWCPRDETGLSDHELAQGYETIVDPSVYVRFPLTSGPLAGQAALLVWTTTPWTLVSNTAVAAHPEVTYVVATNGEEKLVVAAPLVEKALGEGWETTGETFTGAEMERWTYQRPFELVEFPEPAHYVVNAEYVTTEDGTGLVHQSPAFGEDDLKVCRAYGLPVVNPVRPNGTFEEDVPLVGGIFFKKADEKLTEDLQARGLLLKHVPYEHSYPHCWRCHTALLYYAQPSWYIRTTAVKDRLLEENEKTNWFPESVKHGRFGDWLNNNIDWALSRSRYWGTPLPLWRCEEGHLTCVGSRAELSELTGTDQSNLDPHRPFIDEVTFACPQDGCGQTATRVPEVIDAWYDSGSMPFAQWGYPYKNKELFESRYPAQFISEAIDQTRGWFYTLMAVGTLVFDKSSYENVVCLGHILAEDGRKMSKHLGNTLQPIPLMDQHGADAVRWFMAAGGSPWAARRVGHGTIQEVVRKTLLTYWNTVAFQALYARTSNWAPSEADPAPADRPVLDRWLLSELHALTDQVTLALESYDTQRAGKLLSAFVDDLSNWYVRRSRRRFWQGDKAALRTLHEVVETVTRLMAPLTPFITERVWQDLVVPVTPGATESVHLSSWPEADLSAIDPELSRQMVLVRRLVELGRATRAESGVKTRQPLSRALVGAVGFETLDRELHAQITEELNVSSLASLSEVGGSLVDTTAKANFRALGKRFGKGVQAVAKAIAETDAAALSLALREGTASVEVDGETVTLAPDEVIITETPREGWSVASDSGATVALDLEITEELRQAGLARDAIRLIQEARKNSGLDVADRIALRWTSTDPAVIAALSEHSGLIADEVLATDFAQGEADDAYGAPFTDDSLSLTFRLHKA, encoded by the coding sequence ATGAAATCGCCGCAGTACCGCCAGGTGCCCGCCCAGGTCGACCTGCCCGCCCTCGAGCACGCCGTGCTCGACTTCTGGCGCGAGCAGAAGATCTTTGCCAAGAGCCTTGAGCAGTCCGAGGGCCGCCCCGAGTGGGTGTTCTACGAGGGCCCGCCCACCGCCAACGGCATGCCGGGCGCCCACCACATCGAGGCCCGCGTCTTCAAGGACGTCTTCCCGCGCTTCCGCACCATGCGCGGCTACCACGTGGCCCGCAAGGCCGGCTGGGACTGCCACGGCCTCCCGGTCGAGCTCACCGTGGAGAAGGAGCTCGGCTTCACCGGCAAGCAGGACATCGAGGCGTACGGCATCGCCGAGTTCAACGCCAAGTGCCGCGAGTCCGTGACCCGCCACACCGACGCCTTCACCGAGCTCACCAACCGCATGGGCTACTGGGTCGATCTGGACGACGCTTACCGCACGATGGACCCCGAGTACGTGGAGTCCGTCTGGTGGTCGCTGAAGGAGATCTTCAACAAGGGCCTGCTGGTCCAGGACTACCGCGTCGCCCCGTGGTGCCCACGCGACGAGACGGGCCTGTCGGACCACGAGCTGGCGCAGGGCTACGAGACGATCGTCGACCCCTCCGTGTACGTCCGTTTCCCGCTCACCTCCGGTCCGCTCGCCGGTCAGGCCGCGCTCCTGGTGTGGACGACCACCCCCTGGACGCTGGTCTCCAACACCGCCGTCGCCGCGCACCCCGAGGTCACCTACGTGGTCGCGACGAACGGTGAGGAGAAGCTGGTCGTCGCCGCGCCGCTCGTCGAGAAGGCTCTCGGCGAGGGCTGGGAGACCACCGGCGAGACCTTCACCGGCGCCGAGATGGAGCGCTGGACGTATCAACGTCCGTTCGAGCTCGTGGAGTTCCCCGAGCCGGCCCACTACGTGGTGAACGCGGAGTACGTGACGACCGAGGACGGTACGGGTCTGGTCCACCAGTCCCCCGCCTTCGGTGAGGACGACCTCAAGGTCTGCCGCGCGTACGGGCTGCCCGTCGTGAACCCCGTCCGCCCGAACGGCACCTTCGAGGAGGACGTCCCGCTCGTGGGCGGCATCTTCTTCAAGAAGGCGGACGAAAAGCTCACCGAGGACCTCCAGGCCCGCGGGCTGCTCCTCAAGCACGTCCCGTACGAGCACAGCTACCCGCACTGCTGGCGCTGCCACACGGCGCTCCTCTACTACGCGCAGCCGTCCTGGTACATCCGCACCACGGCCGTCAAGGACCGCCTTCTCGAGGAGAACGAGAAGACCAACTGGTTCCCGGAGTCGGTCAAGCACGGCCGCTTCGGCGACTGGCTGAACAACAACATCGACTGGGCGCTGTCCCGCAGCCGCTACTGGGGTACTCCGCTCCCGCTGTGGCGCTGCGAGGAGGGCCACCTCACCTGCGTCGGCTCCCGCGCCGAGCTGTCCGAGCTGACGGGCACCGACCAGTCGAATCTGGACCCGCACCGTCCGTTCATCGACGAGGTCACGTTCGCGTGCCCCCAGGACGGCTGCGGGCAGACGGCCACGCGTGTGCCGGAGGTCATCGACGCCTGGTACGACTCGGGTTCGATGCCGTTCGCGCAGTGGGGCTACCCGTACAAGAACAAGGAGCTCTTCGAGAGCCGCTATCCGGCGCAGTTCATCAGCGAGGCCATCGACCAGACGCGAGGCTGGTTCTACACCCTCATGGCCGTCGGCACGCTGGTCTTCGACAAGTCGTCGTACGAGAACGTGGTCTGCCTCGGCCACATCCTCGCCGAGGACGGCCGCAAGATGTCCAAGCACCTGGGCAACACTTTGCAGCCGATCCCGCTGATGGACCAGCACGGCGCGGACGCGGTCCGCTGGTTCATGGCGGCGGGCGGCTCCCCGTGGGCGGCGCGCCGCGTGGGCCACGGCACGATCCAGGAGGTGGTGAGGAAGACCCTCCTCACCTACTGGAACACGGTCGCCTTCCAAGCCCTCTACGCCCGCACCTCCAACTGGGCGCCCAGCGAGGCCGACCCGGCGCCGGCGGACCGCCCGGTCCTCGACCGCTGGCTGCTCTCCGAACTCCACGCGCTCACCGACCAGGTGACGCTGGCCCTGGAGTCGTACGACACCCAGCGCGCCGGAAAGCTCCTCTCGGCGTTCGTCGACGACCTGTCCAACTGGTACGTGCGCCGCTCGCGTCGTCGCTTCTGGCAGGGCGACAAGGCCGCGCTGCGCACGCTGCACGAGGTCGTGGAGACGGTCACGCGCTTGATGGCCCCGCTGACCCCGTTCATCACGGAGCGGGTCTGGCAGGACCTGGTCGTCCCGGTCACGCCGGGCGCCACGGAGTCCGTGCACCTCTCCTCCTGGCCGGAGGCGGACCTGTCCGCCATCGACCCGGAGCTGTCGAGGCAGATGGTGCTGGTACGCCGTCTCGTGGAGCTCGGCCGTGCCACGCGCGCGGAGTCGGGCGTGAAGACGCGCCAGCCGCTGTCCCGCGCGCTGGTCGGAGCGGTGGGCTTCGAGACGCTCGACCGCGAGCTGCACGCGCAGATCACGGAAGAGCTGAACGTGAGCTCCCTCGCCTCACTCTCCGAGGTCGGCGGCTCATTGGTCGACACCACCGCCAAGGCGAACTTCCGCGCGCTCGGCAAGCGCTTCGGCAAGGGCGTCCAGGCGGTCGCGAAGGCCATCGCCGAGACGGACGCGGCGGCGCTGTCGCTGGCCCTGCGCGAGGGCACGGCGTCGGTGGAGGTCGACGGTGAGACGGTGACGCTGGCCCCGGACGAGGTGATCATCACGGAGACCCCGCGCGAGGGCTGGTCGGTGGCGTCCGACTCGGGTGCGACGGTCGCGCTGGATCTGGAGATCACGGAGGAGCTGCGCCAGGCGGGCCTCGCCCGTGACGCGATCCGGCTGATCCAGGAGGCCCGCAAGAACAGCGGCCTCGACGTGGCCGACCGCATCGCGCTCCGCTGGACCTCCACGGACCCGGCGGTCATCGCGGCCCTGTCCGAACACTCCGGCCTCATCGCCGACGAAGTCCTCGCCACGGACTTCGCCCAGGGCGAGGCCGACGACGCCTACGGCGCCCCGTTCACGGACGACTCCCTGTCCCTGACGTTCCGCCTCCACAAGGCGTAG
- a CDS encoding DivIVA domain-containing protein: MPLTPEDVRNKQFTTVRLREGYDEDEVDAFLDEVEAELTRLLRENEDLRAKLAAATRAAAQNQQQGMRKPPEQQDQQQGPPQGMRGPGAPVPAGISGPPQQQMGGPMGGPPQLPSGAPQLPAGPSGQGGPQGQGPMGQGPMGQGPMGQGHGQMQPQMQQQMGGPMGGPMGGPMGGHGPQMPQQGPGGDSAARVLSLAQQTADQAIAEARSEANKIVGEARSRAEGLERDARAKADALERDAQEKHRVAMGSLESARATLERKVEDLRGFEREYRTRLKSYLESQLRQLETQADDSLAPPRAPATASLPSPSAPSMAPAGASAPSYGGNQGMGGGPAQAAPSYGGQQQMSPAMTQPMAPVRPQGPSPMQQAPSPMRGFLIDEDDN; this comes from the coding sequence ATGCCGTTGACCCCCGAGGACGTGCGGAACAAGCAGTTCACGACCGTCCGCCTCCGAGAAGGCTATGACGAGGACGAGGTCGATGCCTTCCTCGACGAGGTCGAAGCCGAACTGACCCGACTGCTCCGCGAGAACGAGGACCTGCGCGCCAAGCTGGCCGCTGCCACGCGCGCGGCCGCGCAGAACCAGCAGCAGGGCATGCGCAAGCCGCCCGAGCAGCAGGACCAGCAGCAGGGCCCGCCGCAGGGCATGCGAGGTCCGGGCGCTCCCGTGCCCGCCGGCATATCGGGCCCGCCGCAGCAGCAGATGGGTGGCCCCATGGGTGGTCCGCCCCAGCTGCCGAGCGGTGCGCCGCAGCTGCCCGCGGGCCCCAGCGGGCAGGGCGGTCCGCAGGGTCAGGGCCCGATGGGCCAGGGCCCGATGGGCCAGGGGCCGATGGGCCAGGGTCACGGCCAGATGCAGCCGCAGATGCAGCAGCAGATGGGTGGCCCGATGGGCGGTCCCATGGGTGGCCCCATGGGCGGTCACGGCCCGCAGATGCCGCAGCAGGGCCCCGGTGGCGACAGCGCCGCGCGTGTCCTCTCGCTGGCTCAGCAGACCGCCGACCAGGCGATCGCCGAGGCCCGTTCCGAGGCCAACAAGATCGTCGGCGAGGCCCGCAGCCGCGCCGAGGGTCTGGAGCGCGACGCCCGTGCCAAGGCCGACGCCCTGGAGCGGGACGCGCAGGAGAAGCACCGCGTCGCGATGGGCTCCCTGGAGTCCGCTCGCGCCACGCTGGAGCGCAAGGTCGAGGACCTGCGCGGCTTCGAGCGCGAGTACCGCACGCGGCTGAAGTCCTACCTGGAGTCGCAGCTGCGCCAGCTGGAGACGCAGGCGGACGACTCGCTCGCTCCGCCGCGCGCCCCGGCCACGGCCTCCCTGCCGTCGCCCTCCGCGCCCTCGATGGCCCCGGCCGGCGCCAGCGCGCCGTCGTACGGCGGCAACCAGGGCATGGGTGGCGGCCCGGCACAGGCCGCGCCTTCCTACGGTGGGCAGCAGCAGATGTCTCCGGCCATGACCCAGCCGATGGCTCCGGTGCGGCCTCAGGGGCCGTCGCCGATGCAGCAGGCGCCCTCGCCGATGCGTGGGTTCCTCATCGACGAGGACGACAACTGA
- a CDS encoding YggT family protein: protein MSVVGQVLYIALMCFLIVLIFRLVMDYVFQFARSWQPGKAMVVVLEATYTVTDPPLKLLRRFIPPLRLGGVALDLSFFVLMIIVYILISVVSRL from the coding sequence ATGAGCGTGGTCGGGCAGGTTCTCTACATCGCGCTGATGTGTTTCCTCATCGTGCTGATCTTCCGGTTGGTCATGGACTACGTCTTCCAGTTCGCCCGCTCATGGCAACCCGGCAAGGCGATGGTGGTCGTTCTCGAGGCCACCTACACTGTCACCGATCCACCGCTCAAGCTTCTGCGGCGGTTCATTCCGCCGCTGCGTCTCGGGGGCGTGGCGCTCGACCTGTCCTTCTTCGTACTGATGATCATCGTCTACATCCTGATCTCCGTCGTGAGCCGGCTGTGA
- the sepF gene encoding cell division protein SepF, giving the protein MAGAMRKMAVYLGLVEDDGYDGRGFDPDDDFEPELDPEPERDRRRHEPPHQSHQAHQSQRDESVRVVQPPAPRDPVPHSASLAAESGRPARIAPVASITQERQSLEKNAPVIMPKVVSEREPYRITTLHPRTYNEARTIGEHFREGTPVIMNLTEMDDTDAKRLVDFAAGLVFGLHGSIERVTQKVFLLSPANVDVTAEDKARIAEGGFFNQS; this is encoded by the coding sequence ATGGCCGGCGCGATGCGCAAGATGGCGGTCTACCTCGGCCTCGTGGAGGACGATGGGTACGACGGCAGGGGATTCGACCCCGACGACGACTTCGAGCCCGAGCTTGACCCGGAGCCCGAGCGGGACCGTCGGCGGCATGAGCCGCCGCACCAGTCACATCAGGCACACCAGTCCCAAAGGGACGAATCGGTACGAGTGGTGCAGCCTCCGGCGCCACGCGATCCGGTGCCGCATTCGGCTTCGCTCGCCGCGGAATCCGGGCGTCCGGCGCGAATCGCCCCCGTGGCATCCATCACACAAGAACGTCAAAGCCTGGAGAAGAATGCCCCGGTGATCATGCCCAAGGTCGTGTCCGAGCGAGAGCCGTACCGGATCACCACGCTGCACCCCCGGACCTACAACGAGGCCCGTACCATCGGGGAACACTTCCGTGAGGGCACCCCGGTGATCATGAATCTGACTGAGATGGATGACACAGATGCGAAGCGACTTGTCGACTTTGCGGCCGGTTTGGTGTTTGGTCTCCACGGCAGCATCGAGCGGGTGACGCAGAAGGTGTTCCTGTTGTCGCCTGCTAACGTCGATGTCACGGCGGAGGACAAGGCCCGCATCGCAGAGGGCGGGTTCTTCAACCAGAGCTGA
- a CDS encoding YggS family pyridoxal phosphate-dependent enzyme gives MTDRKAQLAGNLAKVEERITAACIAAGRKREEVTLIVVTKTYPASDVRILSELGVRHVAENRDQDAAPKAAECSDLPLSWHFVGQLQTNKVRSVVGYADLVQSVDRSKLVTALSKEAVRAEREVGCLIQVALDAEESGRGERGGVGVGGIEELGDLVARAPGLRLDGLMTVAPLTGPYAGRQQAAFERLMDLSTALRRAHPAANMVSAGMSTDLEQAVAAGATHVRVGTAVLGVRPRLG, from the coding sequence ATGACAGACCGTAAGGCTCAACTCGCCGGAAATCTGGCGAAAGTGGAAGAGCGCATCACGGCGGCGTGCATCGCCGCCGGACGCAAGCGCGAAGAGGTGACCCTGATCGTGGTCACCAAGACCTACCCCGCGAGCGATGTGCGGATCCTGTCGGAACTCGGTGTGCGCCATGTCGCCGAGAACCGGGACCAGGACGCGGCGCCCAAGGCCGCGGAGTGTTCGGATCTGCCCCTCTCGTGGCATTTTGTCGGCCAGTTGCAGACCAACAAGGTGCGTTCCGTGGTCGGTTACGCGGATCTCGTGCAGTCCGTCGATCGTTCCAAGCTCGTCACGGCTCTGTCGAAGGAGGCGGTGCGGGCGGAGCGCGAAGTCGGCTGTCTCATTCAGGTCGCGCTGGACGCGGAGGAGAGTGGCCGGGGTGAGCGAGGAGGCGTAGGAGTCGGCGGAATCGAAGAGTTGGGCGACCTCGTCGCTCGGGCTCCGGGGCTCCGGCTCGACGGGCTGATGACCGTCGCGCCGCTCACCGGACCGTACGCGGGGCGCCAACAGGCGGCGTTCGAGCGGCTGATGGATTTGTCGACTGCCCTGCGCCGCGCCCATCCGGCTGCGAACATGGTCTCGGCAGGTATGAGTACGGACCTCGAACAGGCCGTGGCAGCCGGAGCGACACATGTACGCGTCGGTACTGCGGTACTCGGAGTCCGACCCAGGCTCGGGTAA
- the pgeF gene encoding peptidoglycan editing factor PgeF produces the protein MIGQRSETSTVSGAHFAFTDRWGGVSAVPYEELNLGGAVGDDPDAVRTNRELAAKALGLDPARVVWMNQVHGPEVAVVDGPWRSAEIPSVDAIVTARRGLALAVLTADCTPVLLADPVAGVVAAAHAGRPGMVAGVVPAAVRAMAELGAEPARIVARTGPAVCGRCYEVPEQMRADVAAVEPAAYAETSWGTPAVDVTAGVHAQLERLGVRDREQSPVCTLESGDHFSYRRDRTTGRLAGYVWLD, from the coding sequence GTGATAGGACAGCGCTCCGAAACGAGCACAGTGAGCGGCGCGCACTTCGCCTTCACCGACCGGTGGGGCGGGGTGAGCGCCGTTCCGTACGAGGAGCTCAACCTCGGCGGAGCGGTCGGCGACGACCCCGACGCCGTACGGACCAATCGAGAACTGGCCGCCAAGGCACTCGGTCTTGACCCGGCCCGGGTGGTCTGGATGAACCAGGTGCACGGGCCGGAGGTGGCGGTGGTCGACGGGCCGTGGCGCTCGGCGGAGATTCCGTCGGTCGACGCGATCGTCACCGCGCGGCGGGGGCTCGCCCTCGCCGTTCTCACCGCCGATTGCACACCGGTGCTGCTGGCCGATCCGGTCGCCGGAGTCGTGGCCGCCGCACACGCGGGGCGGCCCGGCATGGTCGCCGGGGTCGTCCCCGCCGCCGTACGGGCCATGGCGGAACTCGGCGCCGAGCCCGCCCGGATCGTCGCCCGCACCGGCCCCGCCGTCTGCGGGCGGTGCTACGAAGTGCCGGAGCAGATGCGCGCCGACGTCGCCGCCGTCGAACCCGCGGCGTACGCCGAGACCAGTTGGGGCACGCCCGCGGTCGACGTGACCGCCGGAGTGCACGCACAGTTGGAACGGCTCGGGGTGCGCGACCGGGAGCAGTCGCCGGTGTGCACGCTCGAATCGGGGGACCACTTCTCGTACCGTCGCGACCGCACCACCGGGCGGCTCGCCGGTTATGTCTGGCTGGACTGA
- the ftsZ gene encoding cell division protein FtsZ — MAAPQNYLAVIKVIGVGGGGVNAINRMIEVGLKGVEFIAINTDAQALLMSDADVKLDVGRELTRGLGAGANPAVGRKAAEDHREEIEEVLKGADMVFVTAGEGGGTGTGGAPVVANIARSLGALTIGVVTRPFTFEGRRRANQAEDGIAELREEVDTLIVIPNDRLLSISDRQVSVLDAFKSADQVLLSGVQGITDLITTPGLINLDFADVKSVMSEAGSALMGIGSARGDDRAVAAAEMAISSPLLEASIDGARGVLLSISGGSDLGLFEINEAAQLVSEAAHPEANIIFGAVIDDALGDEVRVTVIAAGFDGGQPPAKRDNVLGASSAKRDEPTPVRSSDSRPSFGSLGSVTPKEAPEPTPEPVNEIQVSPPVPPSRAYSDSAAEELDVPDFLK; from the coding sequence GTGGCAGCACCGCAGAACTACCTCGCAGTCATCAAAGTCATCGGTGTCGGCGGCGGTGGTGTCAATGCCATCAACCGGATGATCGAGGTCGGTCTCAAGGGCGTCGAGTTCATCGCCATCAACACCGACGCGCAGGCGCTGTTGATGAGCGACGCCGACGTCAAGCTCGACGTCGGCCGCGAACTGACCCGCGGACTCGGCGCCGGAGCCAACCCGGCCGTGGGCCGCAAGGCCGCCGAGGACCACCGCGAGGAGATCGAGGAGGTCCTCAAGGGGGCCGACATGGTCTTCGTGACAGCCGGTGAAGGCGGCGGCACCGGTACCGGCGGCGCACCCGTCGTGGCCAACATCGCCCGCTCGCTCGGCGCCCTCACCATCGGTGTGGTCACCCGCCCGTTCACCTTCGAGGGACGGCGCCGGGCCAACCAGGCCGAGGACGGCATCGCCGAACTCCGCGAAGAGGTCGACACCCTCATCGTCATCCCGAACGACCGGCTGCTGTCCATCTCGGACCGCCAGGTCTCGGTCCTCGACGCCTTCAAGTCGGCGGACCAGGTCCTGCTCTCCGGTGTTCAGGGCATCACCGACCTCATCACCACGCCCGGTCTGATCAACCTCGACTTCGCCGACGTCAAGTCCGTGATGTCCGAGGCGGGTTCGGCGCTCATGGGCATCGGCTCGGCCCGCGGCGACGACCGCGCGGTGGCCGCGGCCGAGATGGCGATCTCCTCGCCGCTCCTCGAAGCCTCCATCGACGGCGCCCGCGGCGTCCTGCTCTCCATCTCCGGCGGCTCCGACCTCGGCCTGTTCGAGATCAACGAAGCCGCCCAGCTGGTCAGCGAGGCCGCACACCCCGAGGCCAACATCATCTTCGGCGCGGTCATCGACGACGCCCTGGGCGACGAGGTGCGGGTCACCGTCATCGCCGCCGGCTTCGACGGCGGCCAGCCGCCGGCCAAGCGGGACAACGTCCTTGGGGCGTCGTCCGCCAAGCGCGACGAGCCCACGCCGGTACGGTCCTCCGACAGCCGCCCGTCCTTCGGCTCGCTCGGCAGCGTCACGCCGAAGGAGGCGCCGGAGCCGACCCCGGAGCCGGTCAACGAGATCCAGGTCTCCCCGCCGGTCCCGCCGTCCCGCGCCTACTCGGACAGCGCGGCCGAAGAGCTGGACGTGCCGGACTTCCTGAAGTGA
- a CDS encoding cell division protein FtsQ/DivIB has protein sequence MAGPNTAERGERQKLESGPPRPPRLGRLRRPRMLIILLIAMVLAGAASVWVLYGSRWLRVERVSASGMRVLTAEQVREAADVPVGSPLISVDTDAIEERLRRKLPRIDSVDVVRSWPHGIGLKVTERTPVLIVGKGAKFIEVDAKGVRFATVSDAPKGVPALELTVSRSAELRRFGTDRLVREAVRVAGDIPAAVARDTRTLKVRSYDSISLELEGGRTVEWGSGEKGRTKARTLTALMKAAPSARHFDVSAPTAPASSGS, from the coding sequence GTGGCCGGACCGAACACCGCCGAGCGCGGCGAACGGCAGAAGCTGGAGTCCGGCCCGCCCCGGCCGCCCCGTCTCGGGCGGTTGCGTCGCCCTCGTATGCTCATCATCCTTTTGATCGCAATGGTGTTGGCCGGCGCCGCTTCGGTCTGGGTCCTGTACGGCTCGCGGTGGCTGCGCGTGGAGCGCGTATCGGCTTCCGGGATGCGGGTGCTGACGGCCGAGCAGGTGCGAGAAGCGGCCGATGTTCCGGTCGGATCCCCACTGATTTCCGTCGACACCGACGCCATTGAGGAACGACTGCGCCGGAAATTGCCCCGAATTGACTCGGTTGATGTCGTCCGTTCCTGGCCGCATGGAATCGGTCTGAAAGTGACCGAACGCACTCCGGTCCTGATTGTCGGAAAAGGCGCAAAGTTCATCGAAGTGGACGCCAAAGGCGTGCGATTCGCCACGGTTTCCGACGCTCCGAAGGGCGTGCCCGCACTGGAATTGACGGTGTCCCGGTCGGCGGAGCTGCGCCGCTTCGGCACCGACCGACTGGTGCGTGAGGCGGTGCGGGTCGCCGGTGACATTCCGGCCGCCGTCGCCCGTGACACTCGTACCCTCAAGGTCCGTTCCTACGACTCCATCTCGCTGGAGTTGGAGGGCGGCCGCACTGTCGAGTGGGGCAGTGGCGAGAAGGGCCGAACGAAGGCCAGGACGCTCACCGCTCTCATGAAAGCCGCGCCCAGCGCCAGGCACTTCGACGTGAGTGCTCCCACCGCCCCTGCGTCATCGGGGAGTTGA